In Streptomyces sp. NBC_00448, the following are encoded in one genomic region:
- a CDS encoding serine/threonine-protein kinase, with protein sequence MDPAFGERFAREIRNADRVRSPWTAAVVDYSPVGASPQWLATEYVAAPSLADWVREHGPLPGDSAAALGAELCEALHAVHHAGLAHRDVKPSNVLLPRARPLLIDFGIARAAEDTRHTSTGAMIGSPGYMAPEQAASGTSAEPGDLFSLGAVLVYAATGRGPFNHPGETASTPALLYRVVHEEPDLSGVPDALLPAVTALLAKSPADRPTALGAAESLRGPGGAAAAPAPWSGHLPPGLPDELAAREEEMRATLGDPPAPDAGPGPAEPPDKPATAPAPAAAPPAPGAPPVAATTPYGPASTTFRHPAYQGPPAATGQPAQGPLGQPLAPPAHGSPGGPNRGGGRRTTVVAAAAVAVVLVVVGTLAVHRWRQHTGSGDGSNADAPTTSATATTNGTDAAGGSTGSGDSGSGSGSDSGSDSGSDSGSDSGDKLPSSWIGTWSGVGPGLASVTGKTKVTLTLTGGTRGSVVGKEVTHVAALLSGQDIGCTDTLSFSEQEGSTVIFQAVASAPSDPSSGTVCVQGRIYTLSIDRGGDTLRLADFSGGRSLGAPDTFTKQN encoded by the coding sequence CTGGACCCGGCGTTCGGCGAGCGGTTCGCCCGCGAGATCAGGAACGCGGACCGGGTGCGCTCGCCGTGGACCGCCGCCGTGGTCGACTACTCCCCCGTCGGCGCGAGTCCGCAGTGGCTGGCGACCGAGTACGTGGCCGCGCCGTCGCTGGCGGACTGGGTGCGCGAGCACGGGCCGCTGCCCGGCGACAGCGCGGCGGCGCTCGGCGCGGAGCTGTGCGAGGCCCTGCACGCGGTGCACCACGCCGGGCTCGCGCACCGTGACGTGAAACCGTCGAACGTCCTGCTGCCGCGGGCCCGTCCGCTGCTGATCGACTTCGGCATCGCCCGTGCCGCCGAGGACACCCGGCACACCAGCACCGGTGCGATGATCGGCTCGCCCGGCTACATGGCGCCCGAGCAGGCCGCCTCCGGGACCTCCGCGGAGCCCGGCGACCTGTTCTCGCTCGGCGCGGTGCTGGTCTACGCGGCGACCGGCCGCGGCCCGTTCAACCACCCCGGGGAGACCGCCTCGACGCCGGCGCTGCTGTACCGCGTGGTGCACGAGGAGCCGGACCTGAGCGGAGTGCCCGACGCGCTGCTGCCGGCGGTGACCGCGCTGCTGGCCAAGAGCCCCGCGGACCGTCCGACCGCGCTGGGGGCGGCCGAGTCGCTGCGCGGACCGGGCGGGGCGGCCGCCGCGCCGGCGCCCTGGTCCGGGCACCTGCCGCCGGGGCTGCCCGACGAACTGGCCGCCCGCGAGGAGGAGATGCGGGCGACGCTGGGCGATCCGCCGGCGCCCGACGCCGGCCCGGGCCCCGCCGAGCCGCCGGACAAGCCCGCGACGGCGCCCGCGCCCGCGGCCGCTCCGCCCGCGCCCGGCGCCCCGCCGGTGGCGGCCACCACGCCGTACGGTCCGGCGTCCACGACGTTCCGGCACCCGGCCTACCAGGGGCCGCCGGCGGCCACCGGGCAGCCGGCTCAGGGCCCGCTCGGGCAACCGCTCGCACCGCCCGCCCACGGCTCGCCCGGCGGCCCGAACCGCGGCGGGGGCCGGCGGACCACGGTCGTCGCCGCGGCGGCGGTCGCCGTCGTCCTGGTGGTCGTGGGCACCCTCGCGGTGCACCGCTGGCGGCAGCACACGGGCTCCGGCGACGGCTCGAACGCGGACGCGCCCACCACCTCGGCCACCGCGACCACGAACGGAACGGACGCCGCCGGCGGCTCCACCGGCAGCGGCGACTCCGGCTCCGGTTCGGGCTCCGATTCGGGTTCCGATTCGGGTTCCGATTCGGGTTCCGATTCGGGCGACAAGCTGCCCTCCTCCTGGATCGGCACCTGGTCCGGTGTCGGTCCCGGCCTGGCCTCGGTCACCGGGAAGACGAAGGTCACCCTCACCCTGACCGGCGGCACGCGCGGGAGCGTGGTCGGCAAGGAGGTCACCCACGTCGCCGCGCTGCTCTCCGGCCAGGACATCGGCTGCACCGACACGCTCAGCTTCAGCGAGCAGGAGGGCTCCACCGTGATCTTCCAGGCGGTGGCCAGCGCCCCGTCCGACCCGTCCAGCGGCACCGTGTGCGTCCAGGGCCGGATCTACACCCTCAGTATCGACCGCGGCGGCGACACGCTGCGGCTCGCCGACTTCAGCGGCGGCCGGTCGCTGGGTGCGCCCGACACGTTCACCAAGCAGAACTGA
- a CDS encoding putative bifunctional diguanylate cyclase/phosphodiesterase, giving the protein MEAHAGTEGSAQAEAEAEAEDSLRRFAAIWGRAVYPLTATSMTRAELESYLRPLARVLSDALSADRFDPRAAVPVGAALVGAHCTDPEALPSILGIIDAYLVLYCPPGGGLPADEARARCSRLQHAVAVGFSQALRERTLNEQESISRAALAAQADAERALAASEARFRAVFEGAAVGIGIADLDGRVVEVNDALSRMFGGEKHVMQRTVSEWAHPDNAATTGALNGELVRGERDGYHIEKAYPRADGSVLWANLQVSLLRDATGGPQYQLALLEDITERRRLLHRLRHEATHDALTGLPNRALFFERLDQALAATAETDAPVVSAATAAPAPPEQGADGGTPGDRSHRAAAPATGAPASTDGGGTGPGRRIGLCYLDLDGFKAVNDSLGHAVGDRLLVAVAERLRDCLTTPDQLVARIGGDEFVALYTDPPSLEAVTDLAGRILSALSAPVLLDGRELPVHGSIGIVLTPTASHAAADVLRSADITMYRAKELGGNRYEVADPDADARAITRHSLTNRLPGALERGEFFVEYQPLIGLSDGVVHGAEALVRWGHPVHGVLGPDRFIPLAEHTGQIVPLGRWVLEQAVRQAEVWQRNHHGARAPRVNVNLSPIQLHHPDLVAEVTRVLDDSGLAPESLCLEVTESALIGADQDALKPLRRIADLGVEIALDDFGTGYSNLSSLRWLPVSVLKLDRAFSRGMSHHPADPVDLKIVEGIVSLAHGLGLSVTVEGVETSAQADYLRDLGCDTGQGWFYGRPAPPEQLGTLLLADAS; this is encoded by the coding sequence GTGGAAGCCCACGCTGGGACGGAGGGTTCCGCGCAAGCGGAAGCCGAGGCCGAGGCCGAGGACAGCCTGCGCCGGTTCGCCGCCATATGGGGCCGCGCGGTCTACCCGCTGACCGCCACCTCCATGACGCGGGCCGAACTGGAGTCGTACCTGAGGCCGTTGGCCCGCGTGCTCAGCGACGCGCTGAGCGCCGACCGGTTCGACCCGCGCGCCGCCGTGCCGGTCGGTGCCGCCCTGGTCGGCGCGCACTGCACCGACCCCGAGGCGCTGCCCAGCATCCTCGGCATCATCGACGCCTATCTCGTGCTGTACTGCCCGCCCGGCGGCGGCCTGCCCGCCGACGAGGCGCGCGCCCGCTGCTCCCGCCTCCAGCACGCCGTCGCCGTCGGGTTCTCCCAGGCGCTGCGCGAACGCACCCTGAACGAGCAGGAGTCCATCTCCCGGGCCGCGCTGGCCGCCCAGGCCGACGCCGAACGCGCGCTGGCCGCCAGCGAGGCCCGCTTCCGCGCGGTCTTCGAGGGCGCCGCCGTCGGCATCGGCATCGCCGACCTGGACGGCCGCGTCGTGGAGGTCAACGACGCGCTCAGCCGGATGTTCGGCGGCGAGAAGCACGTCATGCAGCGCACCGTCTCGGAGTGGGCCCACCCCGACAACGCGGCGACCACCGGCGCCCTCAACGGCGAACTGGTGCGCGGCGAACGCGACGGCTACCACATCGAGAAGGCGTACCCCCGGGCCGACGGCTCCGTGCTGTGGGCCAACCTCCAGGTCTCCCTGCTCCGCGACGCCACCGGCGGCCCCCAGTACCAACTCGCCCTGCTCGAGGACATCACCGAGCGCCGCCGGCTGCTGCACCGGCTGCGCCACGAGGCCACCCACGACGCCCTTACCGGCCTGCCCAACCGTGCCCTGTTCTTCGAACGGCTCGACCAGGCACTCGCCGCGACAGCCGAGACCGACGCGCCCGTGGTGTCCGCCGCGACGGCCGCCCCCGCTCCGCCCGAGCAGGGCGCCGACGGCGGCACACCGGGCGACCGCTCACACCGCGCAGCCGCCCCCGCGACCGGCGCCCCCGCCTCCACTGACGGCGGCGGTACGGGCCCGGGCCGCCGGATCGGCCTGTGCTACCTCGACCTCGACGGCTTCAAGGCGGTCAACGACAGCCTCGGCCACGCCGTGGGCGACCGACTCCTGGTCGCCGTCGCCGAGCGGCTGCGGGACTGCCTGACCACGCCCGACCAGCTCGTGGCCAGGATCGGCGGCGACGAGTTCGTCGCCCTCTACACCGACCCGCCGAGCCTGGAGGCCGTCACCGATCTGGCCGGCCGCATCCTGTCCGCGCTGTCCGCGCCCGTGCTCCTCGACGGCCGCGAACTGCCGGTGCACGGCAGCATCGGCATCGTGCTCACCCCGACCGCCTCGCACGCCGCCGCCGACGTGCTGCGCAGCGCCGACATCACCATGTACCGGGCCAAGGAACTGGGCGGCAACCGCTACGAGGTCGCCGACCCCGACGCCGACGCCCGCGCGATCACCCGGCACAGCCTCACCAACCGGCTGCCGGGCGCCCTGGAGCGCGGCGAGTTCTTCGTGGAGTACCAGCCGCTGATCGGGCTCAGCGACGGCGTCGTGCACGGCGCGGAGGCCCTGGTCCGCTGGGGCCACCCGGTGCACGGCGTGCTCGGGCCGGACCGGTTCATCCCGCTCGCCGAGCACACCGGGCAGATCGTGCCGCTCGGCCGCTGGGTGCTGGAGCAGGCCGTCCGGCAGGCCGAGGTGTGGCAGCGCAACCACCACGGCGCACGCGCCCCCCGGGTGAACGTCAACCTCTCGCCGATCCAGTTGCACCATCCCGACCTGGTCGCCGAGGTGACCCGGGTGCTGGACGACAGCGGGCTCGCCCCGGAGTCGCTCTGCCTGGAGGTCACCGAGAGCGCGCTGATCGGCGCCGACCAGGACGCGTTGAAGCCGCTGCGCCGGATCGCCGACCTGGGTGTCGAGATCGCCCTGGACGACTTCGGCACCGGCTACTCCAACCTCTCCTCGCTGCGCTGGCTGCCCGTCAGCGTGCTCAAGCTCGACCGCGCTTTCTCCCGGGGGATGAGCCACCACCCCGCCGACCCGGTCGACCTGAAGATCGTCGAGGGCATCGTCTCCCTCGCGCACGGCCTCGGCCTGTCCGTCACCGTCGAGGGCGTCGAGACCAGCGCCCAGGCCGACTACCTGCGGGACCTGGGTTGCGACACCGGCCAGGGCTGGTTCTACGGACGCCCCGCCCCGCCCGAGCAGTTGGGGACCCTCCTGCTCGCCGACGCCAGCTGA